One window from the genome of Acinetobacter lanii encodes:
- a CDS encoding GTPase: protein MIQEQIAEIFQLPTALTREKLTFSEPTVAAISEWSSSFSLMQLGDTTEAVYNALYELAELQCLETLRFDLIQSLHPLIENVLVSLEKNFLNQGLFHSDRNKHIIELSTRLRTFFANIYIDIAMRSESQLKQQKISFFRFTEKRNLKTARILASYYGLEQLGLLLVQQQMLYSSPLSNQWLMTHTLYDLALKNQEQLININQLQGINRTIYNIQQAYAQVLLLEIFNTHQIRPSEIHALYQCSFDWAKMVQILPRETTLSRYIIDTRKDHPPVYNRRQHDSFKANIFIATQSLFEHINLTIQKENEYSSKNEKVYLSAPLKFHVQNVLGSSSERQHERYEYSAQLQICFSLLTAHFYLSKAKNFHETLHLNHHYDFQSETNLYANLANTQDNSIQKDLNLLDRKAKHIYQAQVLDISINGYRVRWSNQEAPHNLRTGEFILVSEHLHNQWKGGVIRWIKQSVNKSYELGLEVLAQDIFPCAVKVITDRSGVNFHPCLLVQIQNLENTKSSLILPNLAFFKEHQTIYLRLSGQDIKVYLIKTLLITQSFIQFDFELLNDEQQSLIDQFVHEQKIESNNHQDVWEALK from the coding sequence ATGATTCAGGAACAAATTGCAGAAATTTTTCAGCTTCCAACCGCTTTAACCCGTGAAAAATTAACGTTCTCAGAACCCACTGTGGCTGCAATTTCTGAATGGTCATCGAGCTTTTCCCTGATGCAATTGGGCGATACCACTGAAGCTGTCTATAACGCCTTGTATGAATTGGCTGAGTTGCAATGCTTGGAAACCTTACGTTTCGATTTGATTCAAAGTTTGCATCCACTGATTGAAAATGTCTTGGTCAGTTTAGAAAAAAACTTTCTTAATCAAGGTTTGTTTCACTCAGATCGTAATAAACATATTATTGAACTGTCGACGCGCTTAAGAACTTTCTTTGCCAATATTTATATTGATATTGCGATGCGTAGCGAGAGCCAACTCAAACAGCAAAAGATTTCTTTTTTTAGATTTACTGAAAAAAGAAATCTAAAAACCGCGCGGATTTTGGCGAGCTATTATGGTTTAGAGCAGTTGGGCTTGTTGTTGGTGCAACAACAGATGCTATATAGCTCGCCCTTATCCAATCAATGGCTGATGACCCATACATTGTATGATTTAGCGCTTAAAAATCAGGAACAACTGATTAATATCAATCAATTGCAAGGCATTAACCGGACCATTTACAACATTCAGCAAGCCTATGCACAAGTGTTGTTACTCGAGATTTTCAATACTCATCAAATTCGCCCTTCAGAAATTCATGCCTTGTATCAGTGCAGTTTTGATTGGGCCAAAATGGTTCAAATTTTACCTCGAGAAACCACCCTATCACGTTATATTATCGACACCCGTAAAGACCATCCGCCGGTTTATAACCGTCGTCAGCATGACAGCTTTAAAGCTAATATTTTTATAGCAACGCAAAGCCTGTTTGAACACATCAATCTGACCATTCAAAAAGAAAATGAGTATTCATCTAAAAATGAAAAGGTGTATCTATCTGCACCGTTAAAGTTTCATGTGCAAAATGTCCTCGGATCAAGCAGTGAACGCCAACATGAACGCTATGAATATTCGGCACAACTGCAAATATGCTTTAGTTTATTGACTGCACATTTTTATTTATCTAAAGCCAAGAATTTTCATGAAACACTGCACTTAAATCATCATTATGATTTTCAATCTGAAACGAATTTGTATGCCAACTTAGCCAATACCCAAGACAATAGTATTCAAAAAGATCTAAATCTTTTAGACCGAAAAGCCAAACATATTTACCAAGCGCAAGTGCTCGATATCAGTATTAATGGTTATCGAGTACGCTGGTCGAATCAAGAAGCCCCTCATAACTTGAGAACCGGCGAATTTATTTTGGTAAGTGAACATTTACACAATCAATGGAAAGGTGGTGTGATTCGCTGGATCAAGCAATCGGTGAATAAATCCTATGAACTGGGTTTAGAAGTCTTGGCACAAGATATTTTCCCCTGTGCGGTAAAAGTAATTACAGATCGCTCTGGCGTTAACTTCCATCCATGTTTATTGGTTCAGATCCAAAATTTAGAAAATACCAAGTCATCACTCATTTTGCCGAACTTGGCTTTTTTTAAAGAGCACCAAACGATTTATTTGCGCTTATCTGGTCAAGACATTAAAGTGTATTTAATAAAAACCCTTTTGATTACACAAAGTTTCATACAGTTTGACTTTGAGCTATTAAATGATGAACAACAATCACTTATTGATCAATTTGTTCATGAACAAAAGATTGAATCTAATAATCACCAAGATGTATGGGAAGCGCTGAAGTGA
- the epmB gene encoding EF-P beta-lysylation protein EpmB, giving the protein MINYLYQEQNWQSQLSDLITDPLELLELLQLSPEQLLSGAILASEQFKLRVPRAFVGKMSVGDPFDPLLLQVLPHHLELEEHPGFVTDPLDEESANHIPGVLHKYSSRFLLTLTGACAVHCRYCFRRHFPYQENLPKNDDWLNIQSYLQSQAQINEVILSGGDPLTLSNRKLAQWIERLESIAHLKILRIHSRVPIVIPNRIDEELISLLKNSRLRIIVVVHSNHPAELDDFTCSKLLQLTKQDILVLNQAVLLKGVNDSADVLVALSHQLFEARVMPYYLHVLDKVKGAHHFDLAPRQIDLIYKDVLASLPGYLVPKLVREIAGEKNKTPLFGIATF; this is encoded by the coding sequence ATGATAAACTATTTGTATCAAGAGCAAAACTGGCAATCTCAACTCAGTGACTTAATTACTGACCCTTTAGAGTTGCTTGAACTGCTGCAGCTTTCACCCGAGCAACTATTATCAGGGGCAATTCTGGCTTCTGAACAGTTTAAATTGCGTGTCCCACGCGCATTTGTCGGAAAAATGAGCGTTGGCGATCCTTTTGATCCCCTTCTGCTACAAGTTCTACCGCATCATCTTGAACTTGAAGAACATCCTGGTTTCGTGACCGATCCCTTAGATGAAGAATCTGCCAATCATATTCCTGGTGTATTACACAAATATAGCTCACGTTTTTTGCTCACCTTAACCGGTGCCTGTGCCGTGCATTGTCGTTATTGTTTTAGACGACATTTTCCTTACCAAGAAAATTTACCTAAAAATGATGATTGGCTGAATATTCAAAGCTATCTTCAGTCACAAGCTCAGATTAACGAAGTGATTTTAAGTGGGGGTGATCCACTGACTTTGTCGAACCGAAAATTGGCACAATGGATCGAAAGATTAGAGTCGATTGCGCATTTAAAAATCTTGCGTATTCACTCTCGTGTGCCGATTGTGATTCCAAATCGCATCGATGAAGAACTGATTTCTTTATTAAAAAACAGTAGGCTACGTATTATCGTAGTGGTACACTCTAATCATCCGGCAGAATTAGATGATTTTACCTGCTCAAAATTGCTACAATTAACCAAGCAAGACATTTTGGTGTTAAACCAAGCTGTTTTACTCAAAGGGGTCAATGATTCAGCGGATGTTTTAGTCGCTTTGAGTCATCAATTATTTGAAGCACGAGTCATGCCCTATTATTTGCATGTCTTAGATAAAGTCAAAGGCGCACATCACTTTGATTTAGCGCCTCGCCAAATCGACCTGATTTATAAAGATGTGCTGGCCAGCTTGCCTGGATATTTAGTACCAAAACTTGTACGAGAAATTGCGGGAGAAAAAAATAAAACACCGCTATTTGGTATTGCGACTTTTTAG
- the efp gene encoding elongation factor P, translating to MANYSTNDFKQGLKVMLDGNPCSIMENEYVKPGKGQAFNRVKLRNLKTGKVLEKTFKSNETLEGADIVDVEMDYLYNDGELWNFMDPVTFEQITADKVAMGDAAKWLKDDSNEKCTITLFNGVPLSVSAPNFVVLKIVETDPGVRGDTSGGGGKPAKLETGAVVRVPLFVQQEESVRVDTRTGEYLERA from the coding sequence ATGGCCAATTATTCTACAAATGACTTTAAGCAAGGTCTTAAAGTAATGCTTGACGGCAACCCATGTTCAATCATGGAAAATGAATATGTAAAACCTGGTAAAGGTCAAGCATTCAACCGTGTAAAACTTCGTAACCTGAAAACAGGTAAAGTGTTAGAAAAAACATTCAAATCGAATGAAACACTTGAAGGCGCGGATATCGTTGACGTTGAAATGGATTACCTTTACAACGACGGCGAACTTTGGAACTTCATGGACCCTGTAACATTCGAACAAATCACCGCAGATAAAGTGGCGATGGGCGATGCTGCAAAATGGTTAAAAGATGACTCGAATGAAAAATGTACCATTACATTGTTCAACGGTGTTCCACTTTCAGTGAGCGCACCGAACTTCGTAGTGTTGAAAATTGTTGAAACTGATCCAGGTGTACGTGGCGACACTTCAGGTGGCGGCGGTAAACCTGCGAAACTTGAAACTGGCGCAGTTGTACGTGTTCCGTTATTCGTACAACAAGAAGAAAGCGTTCGCGTAGACACTCGTACGGGTGAATACTTAGAACGTGCATAA
- a CDS encoding carbon starvation CstA family protein, translated as METVDSKLSPTSKIIWLLVAILGAVSFGILAVSRGEHVNAVWLVLAAICVYSIAYRFYSLFIANKVFELNARRLTPAHRLSDGLDYVPTNKSVLFGHHFAAIAGAGPLVGPILAAQMGYLPGTIWLLVGVVLAGAVQDFLVLFISTRRDGRSLGEMAKQELGSFAGVIVMLGALGVMIIILAVLALVVVKALTNSPWGVFSIGVTIPIALFMGVYMRYIRPGKIAEVSIIGFILMMLGIIYGENIAQHPYWGQLFTLSGTQLTWCLIIYGFIASVLPVWLLLAPRDYLSTFLKIGVIAGLAIGIMVALPDLKMPAVTHFVDGTGPVFAGSMFPFLFITIACGAISGFHALVSSGTTPKLVDNERDIRVIGYGGMLMESFVAIMAMICATVLEPGVYFAINAPAAVLGTTVESAAEAVRTLGFVITPEALSLLAQEVGETSILSRTGGAPTFAIGMAHIISEIFNSRAMMSFWYHFAILFEALFILTAVDAGTRACRFMVQDTVGIVIPAVKNSHNFFGNLLGTAVAVAGWGFFVYQGVVDPLGGINSLWPLFGIGNQILAAMALILGTVILFKMKKEKYVWVTILPTIFLFITSMTAGWQKIFHENPKIGFLAQANRFSDAIAKGEVLKPAKDLAEMQTIVMANQINAGLCAFFMIVAFVMLFAAIGVIRRALANPQPTVNEAEAIYNDETYPTKS; from the coding sequence ATGGAAACAGTTGATTCGAAGTTGAGCCCAACTTCGAAAATAATATGGCTTTTGGTTGCAATATTAGGTGCAGTCTCTTTCGGTATTTTAGCGGTCAGTCGTGGTGAACACGTCAATGCAGTGTGGTTGGTCCTCGCTGCGATCTGTGTGTATAGCATCGCTTACCGTTTCTATAGTTTATTCATTGCTAACAAAGTGTTTGAACTCAATGCACGTCGTTTAACGCCTGCGCATCGTTTATCCGATGGTTTGGACTATGTGCCGACCAATAAAAGTGTGTTGTTTGGACATCACTTTGCCGCGATTGCAGGTGCAGGGCCTTTGGTCGGACCTATTCTTGCAGCGCAAATGGGTTACTTACCGGGCACTATTTGGTTGCTTGTCGGTGTGGTGCTTGCTGGTGCTGTACAAGATTTCTTGGTGTTGTTTATTTCCACCCGTCGTGATGGACGTTCACTCGGTGAAATGGCCAAGCAAGAACTCGGTTCATTTGCCGGTGTGATCGTGATGCTCGGTGCTCTGGGGGTGATGATCATCATTCTTGCCGTATTGGCATTGGTGGTGGTGAAAGCATTGACCAACAGTCCATGGGGCGTATTCAGTATTGGGGTCACAATTCCCATTGCGCTGTTTATGGGCGTATACATGCGATATATCCGTCCGGGTAAAATCGCAGAAGTTTCGATCATCGGCTTTATTTTGATGATGCTGGGCATCATCTATGGGGAAAATATTGCGCAACATCCCTACTGGGGGCAACTGTTTACGCTTTCAGGTACGCAGTTAACGTGGTGCTTAATCATTTATGGTTTTATCGCCTCTGTTTTACCCGTATGGTTATTGCTTGCACCGCGTGATTATTTATCGACGTTTTTAAAAATTGGTGTAATTGCAGGCTTAGCAATTGGCATCATGGTGGCATTACCTGATTTGAAAATGCCGGCAGTCACCCATTTTGTTGATGGTACAGGTCCTGTCTTTGCAGGCTCGATGTTCCCATTCTTATTTATTACCATTGCTTGTGGTGCAATCTCAGGTTTCCATGCCTTAGTGTCTTCAGGCACCACGCCAAAACTGGTCGATAACGAACGCGATATTCGTGTGATCGGCTATGGCGGTATGTTGATGGAATCCTTCGTTGCGATCATGGCGATGATCTGTGCAACGGTACTTGAACCTGGGGTGTATTTTGCAATTAATGCACCTGCGGCAGTCTTAGGGACAACGGTTGAAAGTGCAGCGGAAGCAGTACGTACTTTAGGCTTTGTGATTACCCCTGAAGCACTGAGCCTTTTAGCACAAGAAGTTGGTGAGACGTCAATTCTGTCTCGTACTGGTGGTGCGCCAACCTTTGCAATTGGTATGGCACATATCATTTCAGAAATCTTTAATAGCCGTGCAATGATGTCATTCTGGTATCACTTTGCGATTCTATTTGAAGCACTCTTTATTTTAACCGCAGTCGATGCGGGTACCCGTGCATGTCGTTTTATGGTGCAAGATACAGTCGGTATCGTGATTCCTGCGGTGAAAAACTCACACAATTTCTTCGGTAATTTACTCGGTACCGCGGTTGCAGTTGCAGGTTGGGGCTTCTTCGTTTATCAAGGTGTGGTCGATCCACTCGGTGGGATCAACAGCTTGTGGCCGCTGTTTGGTATTGGTAACCAAATCTTGGCAGCGATGGCACTGATTTTAGGTACTGTCATTCTGTTCAAAATGAAGAAAGAAAAATATGTGTGGGTGACGATTCTGCCGACCATTTTCTTGTTCATTACATCAATGACTGCGGGCTGGCAAAAAATCTTCCATGAAAATCCTAAAATTGGTTTCTTGGCCCAAGCCAATCGTTTCTCAGATGCGATTGCCAAAGGTGAGGTGTTAAAACCAGCGAAAGATTTAGCGGAAATGCAAACCATTGTCATGGCCAATCAAATTAATGCTGGCTTATGTGCATTCTTTATGATCGTGGCATTTGTGATGTTATTTGCTGCCATTGGCGTGATTCGTCGTGCTTTGGCCAATCCACAGCCAACGGTAAATGAAGCGGAAGCGATCTATAACGACGAAACTTACCCTACCAAGTCATAA
- a CDS encoding YbdD/YjiX family protein produces the protein MRLKDQIQRKLALGKIIKFTVLAQPKKFLMLNGIKTIQVIWQRLQQSFRLMVGVPDYQTYLTHMAKHHPDLEPMDSKTFYRYCVDARYPSAGGGMKKCPC, from the coding sequence ATGCGTTTAAAGGATCAGATTCAACGTAAATTGGCTTTGGGTAAGATCATTAAATTTACCGTGTTGGCACAGCCGAAAAAGTTCTTAATGTTAAATGGCATTAAAACCATTCAAGTGATTTGGCAACGCTTACAACAGAGCTTTCGTTTGATGGTCGGTGTACCAGACTATCAAACTTATTTGACCCATATGGCAAAACATCATCCTGATCTTGAGCCGATGGATTCGAAAACTTTTTATCGCTACTGCGTAGATGCGCGATATCCATCAGCTGGTGGTGGCATGAAGAAATGTCCATGTTAA
- a CDS encoding AAA family ATPase, producing the protein MWAKPKIQQQDLNAAQQQLNEKIALYQPKIKAFLHQINQIILDKNQQTQLALCSLLAGGHVLFEDLPGLGKTTLSSALAHLAGLKFQRIQFTNDMLASDVIGINMFNQKQHQFEFKQGPIFTQILLADEINRCSPKTQSALLEAMEEGFTTVDGVRYALPQPFWVIATQNPLFQSGTYALPESQLDRFLMRLSLGYPSRSAEKLLLQQDSRYTLISALSHIFHASEILELQAVTQQIAVNDVVLDYLLDLANETRKGRQGLSTRGVLALKKAAQAHALIEQRAFVTVDDVQAVFVAVTAHRTGLSEVETLALMKHVAVQG; encoded by the coding sequence ATGTGGGCGAAACCAAAGATTCAACAGCAAGATTTAAATGCTGCTCAGCAGCAGCTCAATGAAAAAATAGCCCTTTATCAGCCCAAAATTAAAGCCTTTCTGCATCAGATCAATCAAATTATTTTAGATAAGAATCAACAAACCCAATTGGCACTTTGTTCATTGTTGGCAGGTGGACATGTGCTGTTTGAAGACTTACCCGGCTTAGGGAAAACCACGTTATCGAGTGCTTTGGCGCATTTGGCTGGTTTGAAATTTCAACGGATTCAATTTACCAATGACATGTTGGCCAGTGATGTGATTGGCATCAATATGTTTAATCAAAAACAACATCAATTTGAGTTTAAGCAGGGTCCTATTTTTACTCAAATTTTATTGGCAGATGAAATTAATCGTTGTAGCCCGAAAACCCAAAGTGCTTTACTCGAAGCGATGGAAGAGGGTTTTACTACAGTCGATGGAGTGCGCTATGCATTACCCCAACCGTTTTGGGTGATTGCGACTCAAAATCCGTTGTTTCAAAGTGGCACTTATGCCTTACCGGAGTCTCAACTGGATCGCTTTTTAATGCGATTATCTTTGGGCTATCCCTCACGCTCGGCGGAAAAGCTATTGCTCCAACAAGATTCTCGCTACACCTTAATTTCTGCCTTATCGCATATTTTTCATGCGTCTGAAATCTTGGAATTACAGGCTGTAACCCAGCAAATTGCAGTGAATGATGTGGTGCTAGATTATCTACTAGATTTGGCCAATGAAACTCGTAAAGGACGACAGGGTTTATCAACACGTGGGGTATTGGCATTGAAAAAAGCAGCCCAAGCACATGCTTTGATTGAGCAGCGAGCCTTTGTCACCGTTGATGATGTTCAAGCGGTCTTTGTCGCTGTCACAGCCCATCGTACAGGACTCAGTGAGGTCGAAACTTTAGCCTTAATGAAGCATGTAGCTGTACAAGGTTAA
- a CDS encoding DUF58 domain-containing protein codes for MLKAQLRQWMAKRFSLTSSKQLKQRDILIFIYQQGYLYLVLILITFIAGINYANNLILGFCFLISALLCISFYLTFKQLHQLEIEFILPEVGRVNNSFILQVYLKQATPQQRYLYLKVNDEIQPILFQDTQLKIELSLKAMTRGAMQIPPIQLYSTYPLGLVRAWSYFYLSEPLWIAPEAKHFQNNVQATSSLGEPDFDEFRELRNYQAGDSLHAVSWKQAARGQGLYVKQFEDQKDANVITIDYAHMPTTNHEEKLSLMMGLVDECEQQQIRYRLILNQHFLEQSVGTQQYLKAQFVLAQAD; via the coding sequence ATGCTAAAAGCCCAACTTCGACAATGGATGGCAAAACGGTTTAGTTTGACATCGAGTAAGCAACTGAAACAACGAGATATCCTGATTTTTATTTATCAGCAAGGCTATCTGTATTTGGTGTTGATTTTGATTACCTTTATCGCAGGAATCAACTATGCCAATAACCTGATTTTAGGCTTTTGCTTTTTGATCAGTGCGCTGTTGTGTATCAGTTTTTATTTAACCTTTAAACAACTTCATCAGTTGGAGATTGAATTTATTTTGCCGGAAGTTGGGCGGGTTAATAACAGTTTTATCCTTCAAGTCTATTTAAAACAAGCCACTCCACAACAGCGCTATCTGTATTTAAAAGTAAATGATGAAATTCAGCCGATTTTATTTCAAGACACGCAACTAAAAATAGAACTGAGCTTAAAAGCTATGACCCGTGGAGCAATGCAGATTCCGCCGATTCAATTGTATTCGACTTATCCATTGGGCTTAGTACGTGCATGGAGCTATTTTTATCTGTCTGAGCCGCTATGGATTGCTCCAGAAGCAAAACATTTTCAAAATAATGTTCAAGCGACTTCGAGTTTGGGTGAACCGGATTTTGATGAATTTCGAGAGCTTCGCAATTATCAAGCCGGGGATTCTTTACACGCCGTGTCATGGAAGCAAGCTGCCCGTGGGCAGGGCTTATACGTAAAACAATTTGAAGATCAGAAAGATGCCAATGTGATCACTATTGATTATGCGCATATGCCCACTACCAACCATGAAGAAAAACTCAGTTTAATGATGGGTTTGGTCGATGAGTGTGAGCAACAGCAAATTCGCTATCGATTGATTTTAAATCAGCACTTTTTAGAACAATCAGTAGGCACACAACAGTATTTAAAAGCACAATTCGTTTTGGCACAGGCGGATTAA
- a CDS encoding transglutaminase family protein — MEKSVQLPVLLSLSLILIAQAAFSPLFLTVIFVWMLLTTFQHFRTLKVQPDHQVSRVLKLVLVFLALLSIYFSYRSFIGVEAGTAFLAVFLFAKALELKSKRDLIILFNFALFVSASLFLYSQSIWMAILVIACLISCLFGLYRVQTVDFESTQPSMVSALKTDLKHILKLIGLAIPFFVLLFMFFPRFPPLWHIPLASDQAVTGISDRMSPGDIAELSQSSELAFRVLIDLKKLPSQQSLYWRAMVLDRYDGQTWTAHEVNQNLKHFNQKIDLSQAVEYQYLPAEMRQPWVMALEKSIPNERRLSLHQDGSIRLNRLVQSNQPIALTWLGAQKQAQIRDAVLHPQQYQALASFPAQLDPQAQQLARQLFEKSEYDPERYIKNVIDWYRAHDFVYSLKPGVLGQHRIDEFLFKSKQGFCEHYASSFVLLMRYVGIPARVVVGYQGGQAAPDGQSWEVRQLDAHAWTEVWLNGAWQRIDPTAVIAPQRLDLGMQNYISNDQAVLGDTQFSALKYQHYALLKNLRIWSDYASFQWQNKVVGYDSARQHQWLRRLGLDSSYAYGLLIMGGLMLIGVLYALMIQYRRHCKTTELDKIMARFSKQLDVDQHKKSYETFQQWITRLSSNQAMDAQAQQIIQYYQKIVYLDQKDKSTVKTLDDLLKDYAIVLKVQKKTCQQIEK; from the coding sequence ATGGAAAAGTCCGTTCAATTGCCTGTGTTATTAAGTTTAAGTCTGATTCTGATTGCACAAGCGGCATTTTCACCGCTATTTTTAACGGTTATTTTTGTGTGGATGCTGCTGACCACCTTTCAGCATTTCAGAACATTGAAAGTTCAGCCCGATCATCAGGTGTCAAGAGTCCTTAAATTGGTCTTGGTCTTCTTGGCGTTATTGAGTATTTATTTCAGTTATCGCAGTTTTATTGGGGTAGAGGCTGGCACGGCATTTTTAGCGGTGTTTTTATTTGCTAAAGCTTTAGAGCTTAAATCTAAACGTGATCTGATTATTCTGTTTAATTTTGCCTTATTTGTTAGTGCGAGTTTATTTCTTTATAGCCAATCGATCTGGATGGCGATACTGGTCATCGCTTGTCTGATCAGTTGTTTATTTGGCTTGTATCGAGTGCAAACTGTTGATTTTGAATCAACTCAACCCTCGATGGTTTCAGCTTTAAAGACTGATTTAAAGCATATTTTAAAATTGATTGGCTTGGCGATTCCATTCTTTGTGCTGCTGTTTATGTTTTTTCCACGCTTTCCACCGCTTTGGCATATTCCATTGGCGAGTGATCAGGCAGTGACCGGCATCAGTGACCGTATGTCACCGGGGGATATTGCAGAGTTGTCACAGTCATCGGAATTGGCATTTCGGGTACTGATTGATTTAAAAAAACTGCCGTCACAACAATCGCTGTATTGGCGTGCAATGGTATTAGATCGCTATGACGGTCAAACGTGGACGGCACATGAGGTGAATCAAAATTTAAAGCATTTCAATCAAAAAATTGATTTAAGTCAAGCGGTTGAATATCAGTATTTGCCTGCTGAGATGCGCCAGCCTTGGGTGATGGCTTTGGAAAAATCGATACCCAATGAGCGCCGTTTAAGTCTGCATCAAGATGGTTCTATTCGCTTAAATCGTTTGGTGCAGTCCAATCAGCCAATTGCATTAACATGGCTAGGCGCACAGAAACAAGCGCAGATCAGAGACGCTGTTTTGCATCCACAGCAATATCAAGCCTTGGCCAGCTTTCCTGCACAGCTTGATCCTCAAGCACAGCAGCTGGCACGTCAGTTATTTGAAAAAAGTGAGTATGATCCTGAGCGTTATATTAAAAATGTGATTGATTGGTATCGTGCCCATGATTTTGTCTATAGCTTAAAACCCGGTGTGCTGGGGCAGCATCGAATTGATGAGTTTTTATTTAAAAGCAAACAAGGTTTTTGTGAGCATTATGCATCGAGTTTCGTGTTACTGATGCGTTATGTTGGTATACCGGCAAGGGTGGTGGTGGGCTATCAAGGGGGACAGGCTGCACCGGATGGTCAAAGTTGGGAGGTGCGTCAACTCGATGCACATGCATGGACTGAAGTTTGGCTGAATGGGGCATGGCAACGAATCGATCCCACGGCGGTGATTGCACCCCAACGACTCGATCTGGGCATGCAAAACTACATTTCCAATGATCAAGCGGTACTGGGAGATACTCAGTTTTCGGCACTGAAATATCAACATTATGCCTTGCTGAAAAACTTGAGAATTTGGAGTGACTATGCCAGTTTTCAATGGCAAAACAAAGTGGTCGGTTATGATTCAGCACGGCAACATCAGTGGTTAAGAAGACTTGGCTTGGATTCTTCTTACGCTTATGGATTATTGATCATGGGTGGGTTAATGCTGATCGGGGTGTTATACGCACTAATGATTCAATATCGTCGTCATTGCAAGACCACAGAATTGGATAAAATCATGGCTCGGTTTAGCAAGCAATTGGATGTAGATCAGCACAAAAAATCTTATGAGACTTTTCAGCAATGGATAACACGGTTGTCATCCAATCAGGCAATGGATGCGCAAGCACAACAGATTATTCAGTATTATCAAAAAATAGTCTATTTAGATCAAAAAGATAAATCCACTGTAAAAACATTGGATGATTTGCTTAAAGATTATGCAATTGTGTTGAAAGTGCAGAAAAAAACTTGTCAGCAAATCGAAAAATGA